The following are encoded in a window of Pseudomonadota bacterium genomic DNA:
- a CDS encoding CsbD family protein yields the protein MNSEQIEGNYDKVKGKLKETWGKLTDNDLMLYKGKRDQLVGKLKEQYGIAKEDAEKKLKEIESSCGCSSDSKAA from the coding sequence ATGAACAGCGAGCAAATCGAAGGCAACTACGATAAAGTTAAAGGCAAGCTCAAGGAAACCTGGGGCAAGCTCACCGATAACGATCTCATGCTCTATAAAGGCAAGCGCGACCAGTTGGTCGGCAAGCTGAAAGAGCAGTATGGCATCGCGAAAGAAGATGCAGAAAAGAAACTCAAGGAAATTGAATCTTCCTGTGGCTGTAGCTCGGATTCGAAAGCTGCGTAA
- the dcm gene encoding DNA (cytosine-5-)-methyltransferase, which translates to MHHQEYSFVDLFAGIGGLRLAFEGAGGQCIFTSEWNRFAQATYHANFDCSGHALAGDITRIPADAVPPHDLLLAGFPCQPFSLAGVGTRNKLGQKHGFADATQGTLFFEIARMLGYHRPKAFLLENVKNLIHHDAGKTFATIRDVLEKQLGYHVQYRVLNANGLVPQNRNRVFIIGFRERTAFDLSALQIRYPATLPTVGDILLPARQVPALFTLSDGYFAWVRQQAARNRARGNGFTTRYLSPQDTMPALIASYGSDRAFFIKQRGKNPRRLTPRECARAMGFPDEFAIVVSKTQAYRQFGNSVVVPLVAQIAAAMRPHLSQVTAWPFALYNPRHDRDALSCPADAVPAAVLAGGGCRAETLPAV; encoded by the coding sequence ATGCATCATCAGGAGTATTCGTTTGTCGATCTTTTTGCGGGGATCGGCGGGCTTCGCCTTGCCTTTGAAGGGGCGGGCGGGCAGTGTATTTTTACCAGTGAATGGAACCGCTTCGCGCAGGCGACATACCACGCGAATTTCGATTGTTCCGGCCATGCGCTGGCGGGGGATATTACCCGCATTCCCGCCGATGCGGTGCCGCCGCATGACCTGTTGCTTGCCGGTTTTCCGTGCCAGCCATTTTCGCTGGCGGGGGTGGGCACCCGCAATAAGCTTGGCCAGAAGCACGGGTTTGCGGATGCGACGCAAGGCACGTTGTTTTTCGAGATTGCGCGGATGCTGGGCTATCACCGCCCGAAAGCGTTCCTGCTGGAAAATGTCAAAAACCTGATCCATCACGATGCGGGGAAAACATTCGCGACGATTCGCGATGTGCTGGAAAAGCAGCTGGGCTACCATGTGCAGTATCGCGTGCTGAATGCGAACGGGCTGGTGCCGCAGAATCGTAACCGGGTGTTTATCATTGGCTTTCGTGAGCGGACGGCGTTTGATTTATCCGCACTTCAAATCCGCTATCCGGCGACGTTGCCGACGGTGGGGGATATTCTGCTGCCCGCCCGGCAAGTGCCAGCACTGTTTACGCTCTCGGATGGCTATTTCGCGTGGGTGCGCCAGCAGGCCGCGCGCAACCGGGCCCGTGGCAATGGCTTCACGACCCGCTATCTCAGCCCGCAGGATACGATGCCGGCGTTGATTGCCAGCTATGGCAGCGACCGGGCGTTTTTTATCAAACAACGCGGCAAAAACCCGCGTCGCCTGACGCCGCGCGAATGCGCGCGGGCGATGGGCTTCCCGGATGAATTTGCGATTGTGGTTTCCAAAACGCAGGCCTATCGGCAGTTTGGCAATTCGGTGGTGGTGCCGCTGGTGGCGCAGATTGCCGCAGCGATGCGGCCGCACCTATCGCAGGTGACAGCGTGGCCATTTGCCCTCTATAATCCGCGGCATGATCGTGATGCGTTATCTTGCCCTGCTGATGCTGTGCCTGCCGCTGTGCTGGCCGGTGGAGGCTGCCGAGCTGAAACCCTTCCAGCCGTTTGA
- a CDS encoding alkene reductase, translated as MPSLFDTLTLGDLTLNNRVIMAPLTRMRSQQPGNIPWEMNAEYYAQRASAGLIIAEATQISPQGQGYPATPGIYSSAQVAGWRLVTDAVHAKGGKIFLQLWHVGRVSHSSLQPNGELPVAPSAIAPEGMVMNAQWKQVPYETPRALETREIAGIVEDYKRAAENAQAAGFDGVEVHAANGYLLNQFLEDGTNTRDDHYGGSIENRARLLLQVVDAVSVVWGRQRVGVRLSPYGTFASMGDSDPLALYTYVLERLSEHGIAYAHVIEPRASNAGSGGQEASQEQVPSTSKLFRAAFKRAFISAGGYDAQSAPLAIENGDADAVAFGRLFIANPDLPERLEVNAPLNPYDRATFYGGTEKGYVDYPPMQEKAA; from the coding sequence ATGCCATCGCTTTTCGATACGCTGACTCTTGGTGATTTAACTCTCAATAACCGCGTCATCATGGCGCCGCTGACGCGTATGCGCAGCCAGCAGCCGGGCAATATTCCGTGGGAGATGAATGCGGAGTATTATGCGCAACGTGCCAGCGCCGGGCTCATCATTGCCGAGGCGACGCAGATTTCGCCGCAAGGGCAGGGATATCCGGCGACGCCGGGCATCTATTCGTCCGCACAAGTGGCCGGGTGGCGACTTGTGACGGATGCGGTGCATGCGAAGGGCGGGAAAATTTTCCTGCAGCTTTGGCATGTGGGCCGTGTGTCGCATTCGTCGCTGCAGCCGAACGGTGAGTTGCCGGTGGCACCATCCGCGATTGCGCCTGAGGGGATGGTGATGAATGCGCAGTGGAAACAGGTGCCTTACGAAACGCCGCGGGCGCTTGAGACGCGTGAGATTGCGGGGATTGTGGAGGACTATAAACGTGCGGCGGAAAATGCGCAGGCGGCCGGGTTCGATGGGGTGGAAGTGCACGCCGCCAACGGCTACCTGCTCAATCAATTCCTGGAGGATGGCACCAACACGCGCGATGACCATTACGGCGGCTCGATCGAAAATCGTGCGCGGCTGCTCTTGCAGGTGGTGGACGCGGTGAGTGTGGTGTGGGGCAGGCAGCGCGTGGGTGTGCGCCTGTCACCGTATGGCACGTTTGCGAGCATGGGCGATAGCGACCCGCTGGCGCTCTACACCTACGTGCTTGAGCGGCTGAGCGAGCATGGCATTGCCTATGCGCATGTGATCGAGCCGCGCGCATCGAATGCGGGGTCGGGCGGTCAGGAGGCGTCGCAAGAGCAGGTGCCCAGCACGTCGAAACTCTTCCGTGCGGCGTTTAAGCGGGCCTTTATTTCTGCTGGTGGCTACGATGCGCAGAGCGCACCGCTGGCAATTGAAAATGGTGATGCGGATGCGGTTGCCTTCGGCCGCTTGTTCATTGCTAATCCGGATTTGCCCGAGCGGTTGGAAGTGAACGCACCGCTGAACCCCTATGACCGTGCGACTTTCTATGGGGGCACGGAAAAAGGCTATGTTGATTATCCGCCGATGCAGGAGAAGGCGGCGTAA
- a CDS encoding diguanylate cyclase: MGVIANTIPQQQMKQGQWVTHTHEVLNQLVLLSGQLAEVSALRSDYLQIHAVEGHDVFKRHFHNIEQTLAVIENLTKDNPDQLARIASLRQSIDSQRNQFAQKKDDGDGAAALSSLDQNKINAASIAESVETMRQAEERLLGERVAHWRATVLQTRLLILAGVGLLYFCILMAYAVMRKEARVREQLLALESEAAAVQRGMAARMEQVIEIQHDIISQRLNLQNAMNVITKRTQYITQADGAVIEMLEGDDMVYRAASGTMAPYVGFRLKAQGSMSGLCIASTTTLRCDDSETDDRVDKEACRKVGLRSMIVVPLMQRGETVGVLKVACARANVFTVEEVSTLQLMAGVLSATLRDAVAADALQDSHQSLSESNQLLIEQKTQLESDKTALIARADTDGMTGLKNHRFFQECITQEYSRAKRYQSALSLIMLDVDHFKQFNDTFGHPAGDEVLKQVGKLLKKVARPSDCVARYGGEEFAIILPQTSLEGAIKTAERVRDTIRQANWPHRAITVSIGISGLEKGAEDSAALIAQADKALYQSKTLGRDRAMPFAA, from the coding sequence ATGGGCGTTATTGCAAACACCATTCCCCAGCAGCAGATGAAGCAGGGGCAGTGGGTGACGCATACCCATGAAGTGCTGAACCAGCTTGTGCTGCTGTCAGGGCAACTGGCGGAAGTGAGCGCCCTGCGTAGTGATTATCTACAGATCCATGCTGTCGAGGGGCATGATGTTTTTAAGCGGCACTTTCATAATATTGAGCAAACGCTGGCTGTTATTGAGAATCTTACCAAGGATAATCCCGATCAACTGGCGCGCATCGCTTCGTTGCGCCAGTCCATCGATAGCCAGAGAAACCAGTTCGCGCAGAAGAAGGATGATGGGGATGGCGCGGCGGCGCTTTCGTCGCTGGATCAAAACAAAATCAACGCGGCTTCTATTGCGGAGTCTGTTGAGACGATGCGTCAGGCAGAAGAGCGCTTGCTGGGCGAGCGTGTGGCGCACTGGCGGGCGACGGTGCTGCAAACGCGTCTGTTGATTCTAGCCGGCGTTGGGTTGCTTTATTTTTGCATTTTGATGGCGTATGCGGTCATGCGTAAAGAAGCGCGCGTGCGTGAGCAATTGCTGGCGCTGGAAAGCGAAGCTGCGGCGGTGCAACGAGGCATGGCCGCCCGCATGGAGCAGGTGATCGAGATTCAACATGATATTATCAGCCAGCGATTGAATCTGCAGAATGCCATGAATGTTATTACCAAGCGCACCCAGTACATCACCCAAGCGGATGGCGCGGTGATTGAAATGCTGGAAGGTGACGACATGGTCTATCGCGCCGCCAGCGGCACGATGGCGCCGTATGTCGGGTTCCGGCTGAAAGCGCAGGGAAGTATGTCGGGGTTGTGTATTGCCTCAACGACGACGCTGCGCTGCGACGATAGTGAAACGGATGATCGGGTCGATAAAGAAGCCTGCCGGAAGGTGGGCTTGCGCTCCATGATCGTGGTGCCGCTGATGCAGCGTGGGGAGACGGTGGGCGTGCTGAAGGTTGCCTGCGCGCGTGCCAATGTATTTACGGTAGAAGAGGTGAGCACGCTGCAGCTGATGGCGGGGGTGCTTTCGGCCACCTTGCGGGATGCGGTGGCGGCGGATGCGCTGCAGGATTCGCACCAGAGCCTGAGTGAGAGTAACCAGTTGCTTATCGAGCAGAAAACCCAACTTGAATCCGACAAAACCGCACTCATCGCGCGGGCGGATACGGATGGCATGACCGGGCTGAAGAACCACCGTTTTTTCCAGGAATGCATCACCCAGGAGTATTCGCGGGCCAAGCGGTATCAAAGTGCGCTATCGCTGATCATGCTGGATGTGGATCACTTTAAGCAGTTCAACGATACGTTCGGGCATCCTGCCGGGGATGAAGTGCTCAAACAGGTGGGCAAGCTGCTCAAGAAAGTTGCGCGCCCATCGGATTGCGTGGCGCGGTATGGCGGTGAGGAGTTCGCCATCATTCTGCCGCAAACCTCGCTTGAGGGTGCCATAAAGACGGCAGAACGTGTCCGCGACACGATCCGTCAGGCAAACTGGCCGCATCGCGCGATTACGGTCAGTATCGGCATCAGCGGATTGGAGAAGGGTGCAGAAGATAGCGCGGCGCTCATCGCGCAGGCTGATAAGGCGCTGTATCAGTCCAAAACGCTCGGCCGTGATCGGGCGATGCCCTTTGCAGCGTAA
- a CDS encoding DEAD/DEAH box helicase produces MENFDTLGLPPYLMGALAYMKFTTPTPIQAAAIPPALEGKDILGSAQTGTGKTGAFGIPLIAKLLTTERGTALVMTPTRELAVQVMAMMEQLLGADSGINTALLIGGESMPKQFSQLRARPRLIVGTPGRINDHLTRGTCKLNDATFLVLDETDRMLDMGFGIQIDAIVKHMPAVRQTLMFSATFPPNIVAMSQKYMADPVRIEVGSNNTPMASIKQEVINVTEADKYGQLQVQLQQREGSIIVFVQTKFGADKMAVKLRALNHRADAIHGNLNQRQRDRVIADFRAQKCRILVATDIAARGLDIPHIEHVINYDMPQCPEDYIHRIGRTGRNGKEGQAVNLLTGKDSGKWRAIQRLLNPGAKIEGGERSGDKPRSYANAKKKKFGNRKFGSNQRPRSAGGFEKKAA; encoded by the coding sequence ATGGAAAATTTCGACACGCTCGGCCTGCCCCCCTATCTGATGGGCGCACTCGCTTACATGAAGTTCACCACCCCGACCCCGATCCAGGCCGCCGCCATCCCGCCGGCGCTTGAGGGCAAGGATATTCTCGGCTCCGCCCAGACCGGCACCGGCAAAACCGGCGCTTTCGGCATCCCGCTGATCGCCAAACTGCTCACCACCGAGCGTGGCACCGCCCTCGTGATGACCCCCACGCGCGAACTCGCCGTGCAGGTCATGGCAATGATGGAACAGCTGCTCGGCGCAGATAGCGGCATCAACACCGCCCTGCTCATCGGCGGCGAGTCGATGCCAAAACAATTCTCGCAACTGCGCGCCCGCCCACGTCTTATCGTCGGCACGCCCGGCCGCATTAACGATCACCTCACCCGCGGCACCTGCAAGCTCAACGACGCCACCTTCCTCGTGCTCGATGAGACTGACCGCATGCTGGACATGGGCTTCGGTATCCAGATCGACGCCATCGTGAAGCACATGCCTGCCGTGCGCCAAACGCTGATGTTCTCGGCCACGTTCCCACCCAACATCGTCGCCATGTCGCAAAAATACATGGCCGATCCGGTGCGCATCGAAGTCGGCAGCAACAACACGCCGATGGCCAGCATCAAGCAGGAAGTCATCAATGTGACCGAAGCCGATAAATACGGCCAGCTGCAAGTGCAGCTGCAGCAGCGCGAAGGTTCGATCATCGTGTTCGTGCAAACCAAGTTCGGCGCCGATAAAATGGCTGTCAAACTGCGCGCGCTCAACCACCGTGCCGATGCCATTCACGGCAACCTGAACCAGCGCCAGCGCGACCGCGTGATCGCCGATTTCCGTGCCCAGAAATGCCGGATCCTCGTCGCCACCGACATCGCGGCCCGCGGCCTTGATATCCCGCATATCGAACATGTCATCAACTACGACATGCCGCAATGCCCGGAAGATTACATCCACCGCATCGGCCGCACCGGCCGTAACGGCAAGGAAGGCCAGGCCGTCAACCTGCTCACCGGCAAGGATAGCGGCAAATGGCGCGCGATCCAACGCCTGCTCAATCCCGGCGCAAAAATCGAAGGCGGCGAGCGCTCCGGCGACAAGCCACGCTCGTACGCGAATGCCAAGAAGAAAAAATTTGGCAACCGCAAATTCGGCTCCAACCAGCGCCCCCGCAGCGCCGGTGGTTTCGAGAAGAAAGCCGCCTAA
- a CDS encoding DUF1328 domain-containing protein, with the protein MLNYIVIFFILAVAAAFFGFGGLATSFAGIAKLLALIFVILFIASLVYSAVTGRRNNLPL; encoded by the coding sequence ATGCTTAACTATATCGTTATCTTCTTCATCCTCGCCGTTGCGGCAGCATTCTTCGGCTTTGGTGGTCTGGCAACCAGCTTCGCCGGCATCGCCAAACTGCTGGCGCTCATCTTCGTCATCCTGTTCATCGCAAGCCTTGTCTATAGCGCGGTGACCGGTCGTCGCAACAACTTGCCACTCTAG
- a CDS encoding sterol desaturase family protein yields MMQIPHPETSRKTAYLAVLGFLTLLFAVRVVGQLIQYVNPTDILPPFAAWQGSAIAYPALLALQILILTACGIAMCAIHSGRVLPNPAIARWLYVLALPYFLVMLLRLLLGLGPLHEVSWFAAGIPALFHLVLAAILVTLAHYHSNISQQLRFRQAVRWIIYPGIMAAVILAYYGLMAQGVSPAISSYMGGLLAAIMITIAEILLPYRHAWRPTRHDVIHDSVFLLLVQVALPNALTLLAAIGLQQWVGHSGSALDGWWPQHYPVWIQMLLMMFAADFLRYWLHRAFHTHHRLWAVHAVHHSVQKLYWLNVGRFHPLDKGLQFLADVLPFIFLGVPAEVLTLYFVIYSVKGFFQHSNVDVRLGWLNYIISGPELHRWHHSRIIRESNSNYGNNVSVWDWLFGTFYYPKLQEVSELGLFNRQYPTAFLSQMRAPFVHGLDKEAP; encoded by the coding sequence ATGATGCAGATACCGCATCCAGAAACTTCAAGGAAAACTGCCTATCTCGCGGTGCTTGGTTTTCTAACGCTACTCTTTGCGGTGAGGGTTGTCGGCCAGCTCATTCAATACGTGAATCCTACTGATATACTGCCGCCTTTTGCCGCATGGCAGGGCAGCGCCATCGCCTACCCAGCACTCCTAGCGCTTCAAATCCTGATCCTCACCGCTTGCGGTATCGCCATGTGTGCAATCCACAGTGGGCGCGTTTTGCCCAATCCTGCCATCGCGCGATGGCTCTATGTATTAGCCCTGCCGTATTTCCTGGTGATGCTGCTACGCCTGTTGCTCGGTTTGGGGCCATTACATGAAGTGAGCTGGTTTGCAGCGGGCATCCCGGCGCTCTTCCATTTAGTGCTCGCCGCAATTTTGGTGACACTCGCTCACTATCACTCGAATATATCGCAGCAATTACGATTCCGGCAAGCGGTGCGCTGGATCATCTATCCCGGTATCATGGCCGCCGTCATCCTTGCCTATTACGGCCTGATGGCACAGGGTGTCAGCCCTGCGATCAGCAGCTATATGGGCGGCTTGCTCGCAGCCATCATGATCACCATCGCCGAAATCCTGTTGCCCTACCGACATGCGTGGAGGCCGACACGACACGACGTGATCCATGACAGTGTGTTCTTGCTGCTGGTTCAGGTGGCGCTTCCCAATGCGCTGACATTGCTGGCAGCGATTGGATTGCAACAGTGGGTGGGGCATAGCGGCAGCGCGCTCGATGGATGGTGGCCGCAGCATTACCCGGTATGGATTCAAATGCTGCTCATGATGTTTGCGGCTGATTTCCTGCGTTACTGGTTGCACCGTGCATTTCATACCCATCATCGGCTCTGGGCGGTGCACGCGGTGCACCATTCAGTCCAAAAGCTTTATTGGCTCAATGTTGGGCGGTTCCATCCGCTCGATAAAGGGCTGCAATTCCTGGCAGATGTGTTGCCATTCATCTTCCTCGGTGTGCCAGCCGAAGTATTGACGCTCTATTTCGTCATTTATTCGGTGAAAGGCTTTTTCCAGCACAGCAATGTCGATGTGCGGTTGGGCTGGCTGAATTATATCATCAGCGGGCCAGAATTGCACCGCTGGCACCATTCCAGAATCATCCGTGAGTCGAACAGCAATTACGGCAACAATGTGAGCGTGTGGGACTGGCTATTCGGCACTTTTTATTATCCCAAATTGCAGGAAGTGTCAGAGCTTGGCCTGTTCAATCGCCAGTACCCCACGGCTTTCCTAAGCCAGATGCGTGCACCGTTCGTGCACGGGCTGGATAAGGAGGCACCATAA
- a CDS encoding endonuclease: MRYLALLMLCLPLCWPVEAAELKPFQPFDWQQVLETDAVGAGLKTIAVSEIDPLRSNKHSFHGVVPFRKLLGNKRITFHAKFIYAGADQTLFSESFVTWYDDCEFNPNKKCKNQWRLYYPDTLAISKARPGHVLLVARLADDELMLVMTPHGSDAARWMNKRYTNDTRLGALPPPKPSAPILVSLPQSFTQAKKILSRQVYANDADRQTFYCGCNYSKVGTIDPVSCGYVPRRPGSARAQKLEWEHIVPASYIGKGRACWEKGDSECMSTAGKPYHGRRCCDKVDAQFRAISADLNNLVPEIGELNADRNNFAHREIAGEGRHYGRCDFEVDRTLKSAEPSAPLRGFIGRTWIYMHEAYGVQLAEDDLKVYQAWDALYPPEQWEIDRRQRIREAVN; the protein is encoded by the coding sequence ATGCGTTATCTTGCCCTGCTGATGCTGTGCCTGCCGCTGTGCTGGCCGGTGGAGGCTGCCGAGCTGAAACCCTTCCAGCCGTTTGACTGGCAGCAGGTGCTGGAAACAGACGCCGTGGGGGCGGGCCTGAAGACCATTGCGGTGTCGGAAATTGATCCGCTGCGCTCCAACAAGCATTCGTTCCATGGGGTGGTGCCGTTTCGCAAATTACTGGGCAACAAGCGCATCACGTTCCATGCCAAATTTATTTATGCAGGCGCGGATCAAACGCTGTTTTCCGAGAGTTTCGTGACGTGGTATGACGATTGCGAATTCAACCCGAATAAGAAATGCAAAAACCAGTGGCGGCTTTATTACCCGGATACGCTGGCGATTTCAAAGGCCCGCCCGGGGCATGTGCTGCTGGTCGCGCGCCTGGCGGATGATGAGTTGATGCTGGTGATGACGCCGCATGGCAGTGACGCGGCGCGCTGGATGAACAAACGCTACACCAACGACACGCGGCTAGGCGCGCTGCCGCCACCGAAACCGAGCGCGCCGATACTGGTATCGTTGCCGCAATCCTTCACCCAGGCGAAGAAAATCCTGTCGCGGCAGGTCTATGCCAATGATGCGGATCGCCAGACATTTTATTGTGGGTGCAACTATTCCAAGGTCGGCACGATTGATCCGGTTTCGTGCGGTTATGTGCCGCGCCGCCCGGGCAGTGCGCGGGCGCAGAAACTGGAGTGGGAGCATATTGTGCCCGCGTCCTATATCGGCAAGGGGCGGGCATGTTGGGAGAAGGGCGATAGTGAATGCATGTCGACCGCGGGCAAGCCCTATCATGGCCGCCGCTGCTGCGACAAGGTGGATGCCCAGTTCCGGGCGATCAGCGCCGACCTGAACAATCTGGTGCCCGAAATCGGCGAGCTGAATGCCGACCGCAATAATTTCGCCCACCGCGAGATTGCGGGGGAGGGACGCCATTATGGCCGCTGTGATTTTGAGGTGGACCGCACGCTAAAATCAGCGGAACCCTCGGCGCCGCTGCGCGGGTTTATTGGGCGGACATGGATCTATATGCATGAGGCATATGGGGTGCAGCTGGCGGAGGATGATCTCAAAGTTTATCAGGCGTGGGATGCGCTCTACCCACCTGAGCAATGGGAAATCGATCGGCGACAACGCATTCGCGAGGCGGTGAATTAG
- a CDS encoding Ohr family peroxiredoxin, whose translation MSLTILHTAYATAFGGRNGHTQNSDGLVSVDLSVPKAMGGPGKPDTTTPEDLFAAGYAACFGSACDFMGKQMKLDASAITVKAAVSIGKTETGFGLSVTLEVAVIGLSQADAEKVVAAGHALCPYSNAIKGNVPVEIVVTAA comes from the coding sequence ATGTCACTTACCATTCTGCACACGGCATATGCCACGGCTTTCGGCGGCCGCAACGGCCACACGCAAAACAGCGATGGGCTGGTGAGTGTTGATTTGTCGGTGCCCAAAGCCATGGGCGGCCCCGGCAAGCCCGACACCACCACCCCGGAAGATTTATTCGCTGCCGGGTATGCCGCCTGTTTCGGCAGCGCCTGTGATTTTATGGGCAAACAGATGAAGCTGGACGCTTCCGCCATTACGGTGAAGGCGGCGGTGAGCATTGGCAAAACGGAAACGGGCTTTGGCCTGAGCGTGACGCTGGAAGTGGCGGTCATCGGCCTGTCGCAGGCGGATGCGGAAAAGGTGGTGGCTGCGGGCCACGCACTGTGCCCGTATTCCAACGCCATTAAGGGCAATGTGCCGGTCGAGATTGTCGTTACCGCGGCGTAA
- a CDS encoding cold-shock protein, producing MANGTVKWFNPTKGFGFIQPDQGGTDVFVHISALEKAGIRQLDEGQKVSYELATEKGKTSAANLKIAA from the coding sequence ATGGCTAACGGTACTGTAAAATGGTTCAACCCAACCAAGGGTTTCGGCTTCATCCAACCAGATCAAGGCGGCACCGATGTGTTCGTTCACATCAGCGCGCTTGAAAAAGCCGGCATCCGCCAGCTCGATGAAGGCCAAAAAGTCAGCTACGAGCTCGCCACCGAAAAAGGCAAGACCTCGGCTGCAAACCTCAAGATCGCTGCTTAA
- a CDS encoding DedA family protein produces MSVFSEWMEAFIQWLVAVVEHLGILGIFIMTFLESTFMPIPSEITMIPAGYLVQQGKLDLVSVFIASVAGTVGGAFFNYWLARRYGRGLFLRYGKYFLMTPQKLAKLESFFAAHGSISTFTGRLIPGIRHYISFPAGLANMDTKKFIIYTALGGALWMSVLMTLGYHIGQNKELMVTYLPMVKIGIVVFILVLGTIYILRHKRKVKRAGPPPTDT; encoded by the coding sequence GTGAGTGTGTTTAGTGAGTGGATGGAGGCGTTCATCCAATGGCTGGTAGCGGTGGTTGAGCATCTTGGTATTTTAGGTATTTTCATCATGACGTTCCTCGAATCGACGTTTATGCCGATTCCGTCGGAAATCACCATGATCCCGGCGGGATACCTCGTGCAGCAAGGCAAACTGGATCTGGTCAGCGTGTTTATCGCCAGTGTGGCGGGCACGGTTGGCGGGGCATTCTTCAACTACTGGCTGGCGCGGCGTTATGGGCGCGGGCTGTTCCTGCGTTACGGCAAATATTTTTTGATGACGCCGCAGAAGCTGGCCAAGCTGGAGTCGTTTTTTGCGGCGCATGGATCGATTTCGACCTTCACCGGGCGGTTGATCCCGGGGATTCGCCATTACATCTCGTTCCCGGCGGGACTTGCGAATATGGATACGAAGAAATTCATTATCTACACGGCGCTTGGCGGCGCGTTATGGATGAGCGTGCTGATGACGCTGGGCTACCATATCGGCCAGAATAAGGAGCTGATGGTGACGTATCTGCCGATGGTGAAAATCGGGATTGTGGTGTTCATTCTCGTGCTCGGGACGATTTATATCCTGCGCCATAAGCGCAAGGTTAAGCGAGCAGGGCCACCGCCAACTGATACGTAA